One region of Streptomyces capillispiralis genomic DNA includes:
- a CDS encoding ScbR family autoregulator-binding transcription factor → MAKQERAVRTRRIFLEAAAEVFDEYGYDAASISVILERAQLTRGALYFHFTSKEALAQGVLDEAVTTLGFSPQTYKVQEWIDLALLLAYRLPREPLLSASIRLSVDPKSRSLFSTRWPDWIQLSLDLLATAKERGELQQHADPATIARLLVGAWTGVQLVSSSLPQQPDLVGEVSELFALILPGITVPAVLTKLDISPRRPERLLAEARPEQDSPALHEGSAPRS, encoded by the coding sequence GTGGCGAAGCAGGAGAGGGCGGTCCGGACACGCCGGATCTTCCTGGAGGCCGCGGCAGAGGTCTTCGACGAGTACGGCTACGACGCCGCGTCCATCTCCGTGATCCTCGAACGCGCGCAACTCACCCGGGGCGCGCTGTACTTCCACTTCACGTCGAAGGAGGCGCTCGCCCAGGGCGTGCTCGACGAGGCGGTGACCACACTGGGGTTCAGCCCGCAGACGTACAAGGTGCAGGAGTGGATCGACCTCGCGCTGCTCCTGGCCTACCGTCTCCCCCGTGAGCCCCTGCTGAGCGCGTCGATCCGGCTCTCCGTCGACCCCAAGTCCCGGTCGCTGTTCAGCACGCGCTGGCCCGACTGGATCCAGCTGAGTCTGGACCTGCTCGCCACCGCCAAGGAGCGGGGCGAACTCCAGCAGCACGCCGACCCCGCCACCATCGCCCGGCTGCTCGTCGGGGCGTGGACGGGCGTTCAACTGGTGAGCAGTTCCCTGCCGCAGCAACCGGACCTGGTGGGCGAGGTCTCGGAGCTCTTCGCCCTGATCCTGCCCGGCATCACCGTTCCCGCGGTGCTGACGAAGCTGGACATCTCACCGCGGCGGCCCGAGCGGCTGCTGGCCGAAGCGCGCCCCGAGCAGGACTCCCCCGCGCTCCACGAGGGCTCCGCTCCCCGGTCCTGA